A window of Metabacillus sp. B2-18 contains these coding sequences:
- the proB gene encoding glutamate 5-kinase, which produces MDKKRIVVKIGSSSLTNSKGQIDHEKFTDHVQAVAALREEGHEVLLVSSGAVAAGFARLGYPTRPSTLKGKQAAAAVGQSLLVQSYIEQFSQFSIVPAQILLTRKDFSKQERYKNAYATLTELLERGILPIINENDTVSVEELTFGDNDMLSALVSGLVHADQLIILTDINGLYDSNPTKNPDAKRIDFLSEVTDEMLSAAGGSGSKVGTGGMKSKLMAAKTAISLGVQVFIGLGKGKNKLVNIINGQGNGTYIGKDGLQSINNSRQWIAFHSEISGTIYVDKGAEDALLYKGKSLLPAGIYDIKGSFQKNEVVEVVGPNGLLGKGEVLFSSGELKAAMGKRSEELSKDVLSSIVVIHRNKWVKA; this is translated from the coding sequence ATGGATAAAAAGCGAATTGTTGTCAAAATTGGAAGCAGCTCTTTGACAAACTCAAAAGGGCAAATTGATCACGAAAAATTTACTGATCATGTTCAAGCTGTCGCAGCATTACGTGAGGAAGGGCATGAGGTATTATTAGTTTCATCAGGTGCTGTTGCAGCCGGATTTGCTCGTTTAGGTTATCCAACTCGTCCGTCTACGTTAAAGGGAAAACAAGCTGCTGCAGCTGTAGGCCAAAGCTTGCTTGTTCAATCTTATATTGAGCAATTTAGTCAATTTAGCATTGTTCCAGCCCAAATTCTTCTTACACGTAAAGATTTCTCAAAACAAGAGCGTTATAAAAATGCCTATGCCACCTTAACTGAATTGTTAGAACGGGGGATATTACCGATTATTAATGAAAATGATACGGTTTCAGTTGAGGAGCTTACCTTTGGTGACAATGATATGCTTTCCGCCCTTGTTAGCGGTTTAGTTCATGCAGATCAGCTCATTATCTTAACTGATATTAACGGACTGTATGATTCAAATCCTACTAAAAATCCTGATGCCAAAAGAATTGATTTTCTATCAGAAGTAACCGATGAGATGCTTAGTGCGGCAGGTGGCTCAGGTTCTAAGGTGGGCACAGGTGGAATGAAATCAAAACTAATGGCAGCCAAAACAGCGATATCACTTGGTGTTCAAGTATTTATTGGGTTAGGTAAAGGGAAAAACAAGCTTGTAAATATTATCAATGGACAAGGAAATGGTACTTATATCGGTAAGGATGGATTGCAATCGATCAATAATAGTCGTCAATGGATCGCCTTTCATTCTGAAATATCCGGTACTATTTATGTTGATAAAGGTGCTGAAGATGCCTTGCTTTATAAAGGGAAAAGTCTTCTCCCAGCAGGTATTTACGATATAAAAGGGTCATTTCAAAAAAATGAAGTTGTAGAAGTAGTCGGTCCAAATGGCTTACTTGGTAAGGGAGAGGTTCTTTTTTCATCAGGTGAGTTAAAAGCAGCAATGGGAAAAAGAAGTGAAGAACTAAGTAAAGATGTTCTATCTTCAATAGTGGTCATTCACAGAAATAAATGGGTAAAAGCATAG
- a CDS encoding TetR/AcrR family transcriptional regulator: MPRMGLDLQTILQAAAEIADEQGIEAVTLATLAKKLNVRSPSLYNHIEGLTGLRKKLAIHGMELLYNKLAEAAIGRSQDDAIHCVADAYIAFARKHPGLYELTLSASDPDDQNIQLAGKRIVDLTVQVLNGYGLENDEVIHAVRGIRSILHGFSSLEQKGGFGLPLDLDNSLHLLIDSFLAGIHKMKNGG; this comes from the coding sequence ATGCCTAGAATGGGACTTGACTTACAAACAATTTTACAAGCTGCAGCAGAAATAGCAGATGAACAAGGAATAGAGGCCGTGACGTTAGCAACTTTGGCTAAAAAACTTAATGTTCGTTCTCCTTCTTTATATAATCATATCGAAGGGTTAACAGGACTTCGAAAAAAATTAGCTATTCATGGTATGGAATTACTCTATAACAAGCTAGCCGAAGCTGCAATTGGTCGGTCACAGGATGATGCCATTCATTGTGTTGCCGATGCATATATTGCATTCGCACGTAAACACCCTGGACTTTATGAATTAACATTAAGTGCATCAGATCCAGATGACCAAAACATTCAACTGGCAGGGAAAAGAATTGTTGACTTAACTGTTCAAGTATTAAATGGGTATGGACTTGAAAATGATGAAGTCATTCATGCTGTTCGTGGTATCCGAAGTATATTACATGGCTTCTCTTCACTTGAACAAAAGGGAGGATTTGGTTTACCTCTTGATCTTGATAATAGTCTACATTTATTAATTGATAGTTTTTTAGCTGGTATTCATAAAATGAAAAACGGGGGATAA
- a CDS encoding MATE family efflux transporter yields MKEQHDFTNGNIVKQIWIFSLPIMLTNLLQVSYQFIDSLWVGNLLGATALGAIAVSGTVIFTILSFIIGINNATLTILSQQKGKQNEAGLKNYINAFIVVLTAMSALLGAIGFILSEEILKWLSTPSAMIPEATAYLQINFIGILFLFGYNLISTVLRALGDSKTPIRYVMIAVILNAVLDPLFLYVFDMGIEGAAYATILSQGISFIYGVFDTIKRGLIPFIFPKLPTADEVATIMKLGLPSGLQMTVISAGVMAIMSVVNSFGSDVVAGFGAAQRLDSVIMLPAMALGTAVNSMAGQNIGANKWSRVHDIAKYGVLFNLFIMIMISTIVFFCAEMAVRLFIKEQDALQFGKEYLRIIAFFYPFLGINFILNGIVRAAGAMFQVLILNIISFWILRYPLSYFCSLWLGDKGIAVGMGVSFVISSVIAFGYYKLGKWNKIELEPSRVAQK; encoded by the coding sequence ATGAAGGAACAGCATGATTTTACGAACGGAAATATTGTTAAGCAAATCTGGATTTTTTCACTTCCAATTATGCTGACAAACTTATTGCAGGTTTCTTATCAATTTATCGACAGCTTATGGGTGGGGAATTTACTTGGTGCCACTGCATTAGGTGCAATTGCTGTATCGGGAACCGTCATTTTTACGATTTTATCGTTTATTATTGGTATAAATAATGCTACATTGACCATTCTTTCTCAACAAAAAGGTAAGCAAAATGAAGCAGGATTAAAAAACTATATTAACGCCTTTATCGTTGTCTTGACAGCTATGTCGGCTTTGTTGGGTGCAATCGGCTTCATTCTATCTGAAGAGATTTTAAAATGGCTTTCAACACCATCGGCAATGATTCCGGAAGCAACTGCCTATCTCCAAATTAATTTTATTGGAATACTTTTTCTATTTGGTTATAACCTTATTAGCACCGTCTTAAGAGCATTAGGAGATAGTAAAACACCGATTCGATATGTCATGATTGCTGTGATATTAAATGCAGTGTTAGATCCACTTTTCTTGTATGTGTTTGATATGGGAATAGAGGGAGCTGCTTATGCGACTATTTTATCTCAGGGGATTTCATTTATATACGGTGTTTTTGACACAATAAAAAGAGGATTAATTCCATTTATTTTTCCTAAGTTGCCTACAGCTGATGAAGTGGCAACTATTATGAAGCTAGGGCTACCTTCAGGATTGCAAATGACTGTCATATCAGCGGGTGTGATGGCAATTATGAGTGTTGTTAACTCGTTTGGAAGTGATGTTGTAGCAGGCTTTGGTGCTGCACAACGATTAGACAGTGTGATTATGCTGCCTGCAATGGCACTTGGAACAGCTGTAAACAGTATGGCAGGTCAAAATATTGGGGCCAATAAATGGAGCCGTGTTCATGATATAGCAAAATATGGTGTTTTATTTAATTTGTTTATTATGATTATGATTAGTACAATCGTATTTTTTTGCGCAGAAATGGCTGTTAGACTTTTTATTAAAGAACAAGATGCTTTACAATTCGGAAAAGAATATTTACGTATTATTGCCTTTTTCTACCCGTTTTTAGGTATTAATTTTATTTTAAATGGCATTGTGAGGGCTGCAGGCGCCATGTTCCAAGTACTAATATTGAATATTATTTCTTTCTGGATACTAAGGTACCCCCTTTCATATTTTTGTTCCTTATGGCTGGGTGACAAAGGAATTGCCGTTGGAATGGGGGTTAGCTTTGTGATAAGCAGTGTGATTGCTTTTGGATATTATAAGCTTGGGAAATGGAATAAAATAGAACTGGAACCTTCAAGAGTAGCTCAAAAATAA
- a CDS encoding MBL fold metallo-hydrolase, whose protein sequence is MKVTKVGNVYQLTFLPGFFPVNCYMIEESSSLTLIDTGLPNSYKGIVKIIDSIGKPLKNIMLTHAHGDHVGSLVSLKKQFPDVPISVSKRDCRLLRGDTSLEDNEPQTPIKGGIPKNINLVPEQLLKEGDQIGSLVVITTPGHTPGSISFFDTRDQAIIAGDALQTRGGIAVSGQIRPFFPFPAMATWHKETSLESVKKVKALQPRLLAVGHGEMIENPGESIQLALDQAEKRLATN, encoded by the coding sequence ATGAAGGTAACAAAGGTAGGGAATGTTTATCAATTAACGTTTTTACCAGGCTTCTTTCCAGTAAATTGCTATATGATTGAAGAGAGTTCAAGCCTTACTCTAATAGATACAGGGCTTCCTAATAGTTATAAAGGAATTGTTAAGATAATTGATTCCATTGGTAAGCCACTTAAAAACATCATGCTAACACATGCTCATGGAGATCATGTTGGTTCGTTAGTTAGTCTTAAAAAACAATTTCCTGATGTACCCATATCTGTTTCGAAACGCGACTGCCGTTTATTAAGAGGTGATACATCCTTAGAAGATAATGAGCCACAAACGCCTATAAAAGGTGGTATTCCAAAGAATATTAACTTAGTACCTGAACAGCTTTTAAAGGAAGGAGATCAAATAGGCTCATTAGTTGTTATTACAACACCTGGGCACACACCTGGATCTATTTCCTTTTTTGATACGCGTGATCAAGCAATTATTGCTGGAGATGCTCTGCAAACTAGAGGAGGAATTGCAGTAAGTGGTCAGATTCGTCCGTTCTTTCCGTTTCCTGCAATGGCTACATGGCATAAAGAAACATCTCTTGAAAGTGTTAAAAAGGTTAAAGCATTACAACCACGTTTACTTGCTGTAGGTCACGGTGAAATGATTGAAAATCCAGGAGAATCTATCCAGCTTGCTCTTGATCAGGCAGAAAAGAGATTAGCAACTAATTAA
- a CDS encoding glycoside hydrolase family 13 protein, with translation MNKIWWKEAVAYQVYPRSFMDSNGDGIGDLQGMISKLDYIKDLGIDVIWICPMYKSPNDDNGYDISDYQDIMEDFGTMEDFDQLLKEVHSRGMKLIIDLVINHTSDEHPWFIESRTSKDSEKRDWYIWRDGLGGKEPNNWESIFSGSAWEYDEKTEQYYMHIFSTKQPDLNWRNPEVRHALYDMINWWLDKGIDGFRVDAISHINKEEGLVDMPNPEGLKYVPSFDKHMNVKGIHTYLQELKEETFSKYDIMTVGEANGVKVEDHEDLDQWVGTENGKFNMVFQFEHLSLWNATKENSLDILGLKNVLTKWQKTLEHNGWNALFIENHDQPRRVSTWGNDKEYWYESATALGAMYFLMQGTPFIYQGQEIGMTNVKFNSIEEYNDVADRNMYRIKREEGVPHEEIMEVIWSSSRDNSRTPMQWSSEPNAGFTTGTPWLGVNENYHHINVEVQQQDKGSILHFYKKMIKIKKENDVFTYGTYELILEDHPQIFAYTRTLEDGKVVILTNLTGDSATWEEDLEFNVESNQLLLSNYEVKEHQAISKFELKPYETRVYWV, from the coding sequence ATGAACAAGATATGGTGGAAAGAAGCGGTTGCCTACCAGGTGTATCCTAGGAGCTTTATGGATTCAAATGGTGATGGAATTGGCGACCTTCAAGGAATGATTTCAAAATTAGATTATATTAAAGACTTAGGAATAGATGTTATATGGATTTGTCCAATGTATAAATCGCCTAATGATGATAATGGCTATGATATTAGTGATTATCAAGACATCATGGAAGACTTCGGAACGATGGAAGACTTTGATCAGTTGTTAAAAGAAGTTCATAGCCGAGGGATGAAATTAATAATCGATTTAGTTATTAACCACACAAGTGATGAGCATCCTTGGTTTATTGAATCACGCACATCTAAAGATAGTGAAAAACGTGATTGGTATATTTGGAGAGATGGTCTAGGCGGAAAAGAGCCAAATAACTGGGAAAGTATTTTTAGTGGTTCAGCATGGGAATATGATGAAAAAACAGAGCAATATTACATGCATATTTTTTCAACAAAACAACCTGACTTAAATTGGAGAAATCCTGAAGTTCGCCATGCACTATACGATATGATCAACTGGTGGCTTGATAAAGGAATAGATGGTTTCCGTGTTGATGCAATTAGTCATATTAATAAAGAAGAAGGATTAGTGGATATGCCAAATCCAGAGGGACTAAAATATGTTCCTTCTTTTGATAAGCATATGAATGTTAAAGGTATCCATACCTACCTGCAAGAATTAAAAGAAGAAACGTTCTCGAAATATGACATCATGACTGTTGGTGAAGCAAACGGAGTCAAAGTGGAAGATCACGAAGATTTAGATCAATGGGTTGGAACGGAAAATGGTAAATTTAATATGGTGTTTCAATTCGAGCATTTATCATTATGGAATGCAACAAAAGAAAATAGTTTAGATATTTTAGGACTAAAAAATGTTCTAACAAAGTGGCAAAAAACTCTCGAACATAATGGATGGAATGCCCTTTTTATAGAAAATCATGACCAGCCACGCCGTGTTTCAACTTGGGGAAATGATAAGGAATACTGGTATGAGAGCGCTACGGCACTTGGTGCTATGTACTTCCTCATGCAGGGAACTCCTTTTATTTATCAAGGGCAAGAAATTGGGATGACAAATGTGAAGTTCAATTCGATTGAGGAATATAATGATGTTGCCGATCGAAATATGTACCGAATTAAGCGTGAAGAAGGCGTACCACATGAAGAGATTATGGAAGTAATCTGGTCATCCAGTCGTGATAACTCAAGAACCCCAATGCAATGGTCTTCAGAGCCAAATGCAGGCTTTACAACGGGTACACCATGGTTAGGTGTAAATGAAAATTACCATCATATTAATGTTGAAGTACAACAACAAGACAAAGGATCTATTCTACATTTTTATAAGAAAATGATTAAGATTAAAAAGGAAAATGATGTGTTTACGTATGGAACATATGAGTTGATCTTAGAAGATCATCCACAAATTTTTGCGTACACACGAACATTAGAGGATGGAAAAGTTGTCATTCTCACAAACCTTACGGGAGATTCAGCAACTTGGGAAGAAGATTTAGAATTTAATGTTGAATCAAATCAACTGCTACTTTCCAATTATGAAGTAAAGGAACATCAAGCAATATCAAAATTTGAACTGAAACCTTATGAAACAAGAGTTTATTGGGTTTAA